A region from the Gemmatimonadota bacterium genome encodes:
- the pheT gene encoding phenylalanine--tRNA ligase subunit beta, whose translation MNVSYRWLREIAPGYAGTVAELVERLALRGAPVEEVVDLAAGLQDVKVARVVEAGRHPNADRLSLCRVDAGGPELLSVVCGAPNVRAGAYYPFAPAGSTLPGGLTLKRAKIRGEVSEGMLCSEKELGLGTDHAGILEIPPAPLGTPFVEALGLDDARLDVEVTANRPDLLSHRGIARELVGEAGLVVPAIPGATPVHLALRTDPREVEVGGVCIRIEEPELCWRFLGAVVRGVKVGPSPVWMQRRLRAAGARPINNVVDATNYVMLELGQPLHAYDLSRVGGQTLVVRSARAGERLRTLDGQERELRPGMLMICDAHVPVGVAGIMGGEDSEVRDDTTDVLLEGALFEPAQVRRTRRALDLPTDASYRFERGVDPEGHEVAFRRAVELIVATAGGRTDAEGLDVCPRPWRPAAVQLRPARVKHVLGVDFSESEVASLLAPLGFVAAPAADGAPAFVVPGPRSYDVTREIDLIEEVARTYGYDRFPDQLGPYRPSAVPDHPLFELETRLRQHLSASGLYEVHTLAFADRGEVAIPNPLSAEGTHLRASLLPGVLRVLEYNFARSQRDVRLFEIGTVFRSAAAGERPVEETRLAAVLAGRRDRPHWSRPEVPFEFWDIKGLLDSVLDVVGGTSGGRPGPADLAGGALEGQWSVWRGDAPVAVAGPVAAGALDAPPWAGPVWGLEVVLPSGWRLHPVEPVRPLPTFPASERDLALLVPWETAAARVEELIRAEGGPLLAGIELFDVYEGTGLPAGRRSLAFRLRFQAADRTLRDQDVERATRRLLTALKETLDVDART comes from the coding sequence ATGAACGTCTCGTACCGTTGGCTCCGTGAAATCGCCCCCGGCTACGCGGGCACCGTCGCTGAACTGGTCGAACGGCTGGCCCTGCGCGGCGCGCCGGTCGAAGAGGTGGTCGACCTGGCGGCGGGGCTTCAGGACGTCAAGGTGGCCCGAGTCGTAGAAGCCGGACGCCACCCCAACGCCGACCGGCTCAGCCTTTGCCGCGTCGACGCGGGCGGGCCCGAGTTGCTCAGCGTGGTGTGCGGCGCCCCCAACGTGCGGGCAGGGGCCTACTATCCGTTCGCGCCAGCGGGCTCCACGCTGCCCGGCGGGTTGACGCTGAAGCGCGCCAAGATCCGAGGCGAGGTCTCCGAAGGAATGTTGTGCTCCGAGAAGGAGTTGGGTCTCGGAACCGACCACGCCGGGATCCTGGAGATCCCCCCGGCCCCTCTGGGGACCCCGTTCGTGGAAGCGCTGGGCCTGGACGACGCCCGCCTGGATGTGGAGGTCACCGCCAACCGCCCCGATCTGCTCAGCCACCGGGGCATCGCCCGCGAACTGGTGGGGGAGGCCGGGTTGGTCGTGCCGGCAATCCCGGGGGCCACCCCTGTCCACCTGGCGCTCCGCACCGATCCCCGCGAGGTCGAGGTCGGCGGCGTCTGCATTCGCATCGAGGAGCCCGAACTCTGCTGGCGCTTCCTGGGGGCGGTGGTGCGGGGCGTGAAGGTGGGCCCTTCTCCGGTCTGGATGCAGCGCCGGCTGCGCGCCGCGGGAGCCCGGCCCATCAACAACGTGGTCGACGCCACCAACTACGTCATGCTGGAGCTGGGGCAGCCGCTACACGCCTACGACCTCTCCCGGGTGGGCGGGCAGACGCTGGTGGTGCGCTCGGCCCGAGCTGGAGAGCGGTTGCGGACGCTGGACGGACAGGAGCGGGAGCTCCGGCCCGGGATGCTCATGATCTGCGATGCTCATGTCCCGGTCGGTGTGGCCGGGATCATGGGAGGGGAAGACTCCGAGGTCAGGGACGACACCACCGACGTCCTCCTCGAAGGCGCGCTGTTCGAGCCCGCCCAGGTCCGGCGGACCCGCCGCGCCCTCGACCTGCCCACCGACGCCAGCTACCGCTTCGAGCGGGGCGTCGATCCCGAAGGACACGAGGTCGCATTCCGCCGTGCCGTGGAGTTGATCGTGGCCACGGCGGGTGGAAGGACGGATGCCGAGGGCCTGGATGTGTGCCCGCGGCCTTGGCGCCCTGCGGCGGTCCAACTCCGACCGGCGCGCGTGAAGCACGTTCTGGGGGTGGACTTCAGCGAGTCCGAGGTGGCCAGCCTGCTGGCACCTCTCGGGTTCGTGGCGGCCCCCGCTGCGGACGGCGCTCCGGCCTTCGTGGTGCCGGGCCCTCGCAGCTACGACGTGACCCGTGAGATCGACCTCATCGAGGAGGTGGCCCGCACCTACGGCTACGACCGCTTCCCGGACCAGTTGGGGCCCTACCGGCCCAGCGCCGTCCCCGACCACCCGCTGTTCGAGCTGGAGACGAGACTGCGCCAACACCTCAGCGCCAGCGGCCTCTACGAGGTGCACACCCTGGCGTTCGCCGATCGGGGCGAGGTGGCGATTCCGAACCCCCTGTCCGCCGAGGGCACACATCTGCGGGCCTCGTTGCTCCCGGGCGTGCTTCGCGTGCTCGAATACAACTTCGCCCGCTCCCAGCGGGACGTGCGGCTCTTCGAGATCGGCACCGTCTTCCGGTCGGCGGCGGCCGGAGAGCGCCCGGTGGAGGAGACACGCCTCGCCGCGGTACTCGCCGGACGTCGGGACCGCCCGCACTGGTCCCGACCTGAAGTGCCCTTCGAGTTCTGGGACATCAAGGGCTTGCTGGACAGCGTGTTGGACGTCGTGGGTGGCACCTCCGGCGGGCGCCCTGGTCCCGCAGACCTGGCGGGCGGTGCCCTGGAGGGGCAGTGGTCGGTCTGGCGCGGGGACGCACCGGTGGCCGTGGCGGGCCCCGTGGCCGCGGGGGCTCTGGACGCGCCGCCCTGGGCCGGCCCCGTCTGGGGTCTGGAGGTGGTGCTCCCCAGTGGGTGGCGGCTGCACCCCGTGGAGCCGGTCCGGCCCCTTCCGACGTTCCCCGCGTCGGAGCGCGACCTGGCCCTGCTGGTTCCGTGGGAGACCGCGGCGGCCCGCGTGGAGGAGCTGATCCGGGCCGAGGGGGGACCGCTCCTGGCCGGAATAGAGCTATTCGACGTATACGAGGGCACGGGCCTCCCGGCCGGGCGCCGCTCCCTGGCGTTCCGACTCCGTTTCCAGGCGGCAGACCGGACGTTGCGCGACCAGGACGTGGAGCGTGCCACCCGCCGACTCCTCACCGCCCTCAAGGAGACGCTCGATGTCGACGCCAGAACGTGA
- a CDS encoding cell division protein ZapA encodes MSESRTSVTVKIAGEEHVIRSNAPADYTRACARFVDERIREIRDRGIEGHRAAILAALSITDQFFRARDDEEALRARVEGSAEALAARIEGLLSEERG; translated from the coding sequence ATGAGCGAGTCGCGGACGTCGGTCACGGTGAAGATCGCCGGGGAGGAGCACGTGATCCGCTCCAACGCCCCGGCCGACTACACGCGCGCCTGCGCGCGCTTCGTGGACGAGCGGATCCGGGAGATCCGGGACCGCGGAATCGAAGGACACCGCGCGGCGATCCTGGCTGCGCTCTCCATCACGGACCAGTTCTTCCGTGCTCGCGACGACGAGGAAGCCCTGCGAGCCCGCGTGGAGGGCAGCGCGGAGGCCCTGGCCGCCCGGATCGAGGGCCTCCTGAGTGAGGAGCGCGGCTAG
- the rny gene encoding ribonuclease Y, whose protein sequence is MDPLAWVLAVLASLGVGSVGGFLLRGAQERARRTAEVAAARDEGSRILTRAREEGEAARKAAVLEGREESIRLREAWEAEESKRRQELDRVERRAEERASLLDQQYTRLNERDGEITRKTEALDAERARLEGVTSEADVLRLQARETLERVAGLSAEEARRHLVENLEGEARASAANRIRQITEEAQASAEREARKIIALAIQRIAAEHTAETTVSVVQLPSDEMKGRIIGREGRNIRAFEQATGIDVIIDDTPEAVILSGFDPIRREVARIALENLVEDGRIHPGRIEEVVEKSAREVDEGMVQAAEELLYELGVHGVHPEIVKALGRLRFRTSYGQNQLQHAREVALLAGNMAAEMGLDVQAAKRAGVLHDVGKGLTHEHEGTHVELGHRLCKKHGESPIVLNAIRAHHDEEPHLFAETFLVTAADAISGSRPGARREMFESYVKRLESLEEIAMEQPGVERCFAIQAGRELRIMVEPEKITDAEMAQLTENVARRIEGELQYPGQIKIVVIRETRAVDFAR, encoded by the coding sequence ATGGACCCGCTGGCATGGGTGCTGGCGGTGCTCGCCTCCCTGGGAGTGGGGAGTGTCGGGGGCTTCCTGTTGCGGGGAGCCCAGGAGCGTGCCCGTCGCACCGCGGAGGTCGCGGCGGCCAGGGACGAGGGCTCTCGGATCCTGACCCGGGCGCGCGAAGAGGGGGAGGCGGCCCGCAAAGCCGCGGTACTGGAGGGTCGCGAGGAGTCGATCCGGCTCCGCGAGGCGTGGGAGGCCGAGGAGTCGAAGCGCCGACAGGAGCTCGACCGCGTGGAGCGCCGCGCCGAAGAGCGGGCGTCGCTTCTCGACCAACAGTACACGCGGCTCAACGAACGCGATGGAGAGATCACCCGGAAGACGGAAGCGCTCGACGCCGAGCGCGCTCGCCTGGAGGGCGTGACCTCGGAAGCCGATGTCCTGCGGCTGCAGGCCAGGGAGACCCTGGAGCGTGTGGCGGGGCTCTCGGCCGAGGAAGCACGCCGGCACCTGGTCGAGAACCTGGAAGGGGAGGCACGGGCCTCGGCGGCCAACCGGATCCGCCAGATCACCGAAGAGGCCCAAGCCAGCGCCGAGCGCGAAGCCCGCAAGATCATCGCCCTGGCCATCCAGCGCATCGCGGCCGAACACACCGCCGAGACCACGGTCTCGGTGGTGCAGCTCCCCTCCGACGAGATGAAGGGCCGCATCATCGGGCGCGAGGGCAGAAACATCCGCGCCTTCGAGCAGGCCACCGGCATCGACGTCATCATCGACGACACCCCGGAGGCGGTGATCCTCTCCGGGTTCGATCCCATCCGCCGTGAGGTGGCCCGCATTGCGCTCGAGAACCTGGTCGAGGACGGGCGCATCCATCCGGGCCGCATCGAAGAGGTCGTGGAGAAGAGCGCGCGCGAGGTGGACGAGGGGATGGTGCAGGCGGCCGAGGAGCTTCTCTACGAGCTCGGCGTGCACGGGGTCCATCCCGAGATCGTCAAGGCTCTGGGTCGCCTGCGCTTCCGCACCTCCTACGGCCAGAACCAGCTACAGCATGCCCGTGAGGTGGCCCTGCTCGCCGGCAACATGGCGGCCGAGATGGGCCTGGACGTGCAGGCCGCCAAGCGGGCGGGAGTGCTGCACGACGTGGGGAAGGGGCTGACCCACGAGCACGAAGGTACGCACGTGGAACTGGGTCACCGTTTGTGCAAGAAGCACGGAGAGTCGCCCATCGTGCTCAACGCCATCCGGGCCCATCACGACGAAGAACCCCACCTGTTCGCCGAGACCTTCCTGGTCACCGCGGCCGATGCCATCAGCGGGTCGCGTCCCGGCGCCCGCCGTGAGATGTTCGAGAGCTACGTGAAGCGGTTGGAGTCCCTCGAGGAGATCGCCATGGAGCAGCCCGGCGTGGAGCGCTGCTTCGCGATCCAGGCGGGGCGGGAGCTCCGGATCATGGTGGAGCCCGAGAAGATCACCGACGCCGAGATGGCCCAGCTCACCGAGAACGTGGCCCGGCGCATCGAGGGTGAGCTCCAGTATCCGGGACAGATCAAGATCGTCGTCATTCGCGAGACGCGCGCGGTGGACTTCGCGCGCTGA
- the folD gene encoding bifunctional methylenetetrahydrofolate dehydrogenase/methenyltetrahydrofolate cyclohydrolase FolD has product MSATVISGKAIAEQIRSELAEEIQALSKGGLVPGLATVLVGDDPASHAYVGMKNKAAKELGIHSRQITLPAATSEDELLGLIAGLNADPEIHGILVQLPLPDQIDEHRVLMAIDPAKDVDGFHPTNVGLLSTDHPDVLAPCTPQGVIEMLVRSGVDPSGKHAVVVGRSNIVGKPMAALLLRKGRGGNATVTVAHSRTKDLPSITRQADILIAAIGRPGMITPDMVKPGAVVIDVGTTRVEDASRPKGYRIAGDVDFEGVSAVAAAITPVPGGVGPMTITLLMHNTVRAAERLRAAR; this is encoded by the coding sequence TTGAGCGCGACCGTCATTTCGGGAAAGGCGATTGCCGAGCAGATCCGCTCCGAGCTGGCCGAGGAGATCCAGGCCCTGAGCAAGGGGGGGCTGGTTCCGGGTCTGGCCACCGTCCTGGTGGGAGACGATCCGGCCAGCCACGCCTACGTGGGCATGAAGAACAAGGCCGCCAAGGAGTTGGGCATCCACTCCCGGCAGATCACGCTCCCGGCCGCCACCTCGGAAGACGAGCTGCTGGGCCTGATCGCCGGCCTCAATGCCGATCCCGAGATCCACGGGATCCTGGTCCAGCTCCCCTTGCCGGACCAGATCGACGAACACCGCGTGTTGATGGCCATCGATCCGGCCAAGGACGTCGACGGCTTCCATCCGACGAACGTCGGGCTCCTGTCCACGGACCACCCGGACGTCCTGGCGCCCTGCACGCCGCAGGGCGTGATCGAGATGTTGGTGCGGAGCGGCGTCGATCCCTCCGGCAAGCACGCGGTGGTGGTGGGGCGCTCCAACATCGTCGGCAAGCCGATGGCGGCCCTCCTGCTGCGCAAAGGACGGGGAGGCAACGCCACCGTGACCGTCGCCCACAGCCGCACCAAGGATCTTCCTTCCATCACCCGCCAGGCGGACATCCTCATCGCCGCCATCGGCAGGCCGGGCATGATCACCCCGGACATGGTCAAGCCGGGCGCCGTGGTGATCGATGTGGGCACCACGCGGGTCGAGGACGCCAGCCGCCCCAAGGGCTACCGGATCGCGGGCGACGTCGACTTCGAAGGGGTCAGCGCGGTGGCTGCGGCCATCACGCCTGTACCCGGAGGGGTGGGACCCATGACCATCACCCTGCTCATGCACAACACGGTGAGGGCGGCCGAGCGGCTGCGGGCAGCCCGCTGA
- the xseA gene encoding exodeoxyribonuclease VII large subunit, whose protein sequence is MDGLAEGPEAPRREPRVWRVSQVNRAVRRLLEESVPPIWVGGEVSGWTRARSGHCYFNLKDENAQLKAVMFRLDADRLPTDPTEGMEVRALGGLTLYEARGEYQLVVRRLTTDGADGLWRLAMERLRAKLEAEGLLDPARKRPVPRLPSEVGIVTSLEGAALRDMIQGLRKRAPWVQVVLRATRVQGEGAAREIARAVRTLGASGRVQVLIVGRGGGSMEDLWAFNEEEVARAIAECPVPVISAVGHETDLTIADLVADVRAPTPTAAAELVVPGAPALEALLQTAQDRLARALGRRAVAERVRLERAAASARTSLDRRIQRERQRVSALAGRLHALSPLATLARGYSVARDAEGAVLARVGAFRPGGAFELLLRDGRVEASTVALHPGEER, encoded by the coding sequence CTGGACGGACTCGCCGAGGGCCCCGAGGCGCCTCGGCGGGAGCCCCGCGTCTGGCGGGTAAGCCAGGTCAACCGGGCGGTGCGCCGCCTCCTGGAGGAGTCGGTCCCACCCATCTGGGTCGGGGGCGAGGTCAGCGGCTGGACGCGGGCGCGGTCGGGGCACTGCTACTTCAACCTCAAGGACGAGAACGCCCAGCTGAAGGCGGTCATGTTCCGGCTGGACGCGGACCGACTGCCGACCGATCCCACGGAGGGCATGGAGGTCCGGGCTCTCGGGGGCCTGACGCTCTACGAAGCCCGGGGCGAGTACCAGCTGGTGGTACGACGCTTGACCACCGATGGAGCGGACGGGCTCTGGCGCCTCGCCATGGAGCGGCTGCGCGCCAAGCTGGAAGCCGAGGGGCTACTCGACCCTGCCCGCAAGCGGCCCGTGCCTCGCCTGCCGTCCGAGGTGGGCATCGTTACCTCGTTGGAGGGAGCGGCGTTGCGGGACATGATCCAGGGGCTGCGCAAGCGGGCGCCCTGGGTCCAGGTGGTGCTGCGCGCCACCCGCGTGCAGGGCGAGGGTGCCGCCCGTGAGATCGCCCGCGCGGTCAGGACCCTGGGGGCGAGCGGAAGAGTGCAGGTTCTGATCGTGGGCCGGGGTGGTGGCTCCATGGAGGACCTCTGGGCCTTCAACGAGGAGGAGGTGGCCCGGGCCATCGCCGAGTGCCCGGTGCCGGTCATCTCCGCGGTGGGTCATGAGACCGATCTCACCATCGCCGACCTGGTGGCGGACGTGAGGGCGCCGACCCCCACGGCGGCTGCCGAGCTGGTGGTGCCCGGCGCCCCCGCCCTGGAAGCGTTGCTGCAGACGGCGCAGGACCGGCTGGCCCGGGCGCTGGGGCGGCGCGCCGTCGCCGAGCGGGTGCGCCTGGAGCGTGCCGCGGCGAGCGCCCGGACCAGCCTGGACCGCCGCATCCAGCGCGAGCGCCAGCGGGTGTCAGCCCTGGCCGGGCGGCTCCACGCCCTGTCGCCGCTGGCCACTCTGGCTCGCGGCTACAGCGTGGCGCGCGATGCCGAGGGAGCCGTGTTGGCGCGGGTGGGTGCGTTCCGCCCCGGGGGGGCCTTCGAGCTGCTTCTCAGGGACGGGCGGGTGGAAGCGAGCACGGTGGCACTGCATCCCGGGGAGGAGCGATGA
- the xseB gene encoding exodeoxyribonuclease VII small subunit, with protein sequence MSAEMPDPVTLEELASRLERIARALEGEPLPLEAAIGLFEEAVGHLRAAESILERAELRIDELVGEGERARLEAREDLDA encoded by the coding sequence ATGAGCGCGGAGATGCCCGACCCGGTCACCTTGGAGGAGCTGGCCTCCCGCCTGGAGCGTATCGCCCGCGCCCTGGAGGGGGAGCCCCTCCCCCTTGAGGCGGCGATCGGCCTGTTCGAGGAGGCCGTCGGTCATCTGCGCGCGGCCGAGTCCATCCTGGAGCGGGCGGAGCTCCGTATCGACGAGCTGGTGGGCGAGGGCGAGCGCGCCCGCCTGGAGGCGAGGGAGGATCTGGACGCGTGA
- a CDS encoding polyprenyl synthetase family protein: MSASGIPEGFDLEGYLAQQRARVEEALLRSLAADRVRGVPEELLPVLRAGLLSGGKRLRPILAVAGWQALNPDGEPGAALYDLSASLEMIHSYSLMHDDLPCMDDAPLRRGKPTPHVTFGVAAATRAGAVLIPLAARQAWTAARALGLDPAHAGEVVRCLCVAAGAQGMVAGQVLDLEAEGRSLDEAELSHLHGRKTGALLAASLEMGAWAAGADAVERGALLDYGRALGLAFQIADDVLDRTQSAETLGKQPSDQALAKSTFVTLLGVAGARARAEQVVERARKSLTAAGIRSVPLDALAVYILRREH, encoded by the coding sequence GTGAGCGCTTCCGGGATCCCCGAGGGGTTCGACCTGGAAGGGTACCTCGCCCAGCAGCGCGCTCGGGTGGAGGAAGCACTGCTGCGCTCGTTGGCCGCTGACCGGGTGCGGGGTGTTCCCGAGGAGCTACTGCCGGTGCTGAGGGCGGGACTGCTCTCGGGCGGCAAGCGCCTGCGCCCCATCCTGGCGGTGGCCGGCTGGCAGGCGCTCAACCCCGACGGCGAGCCCGGTGCGGCGCTCTACGACTTGAGCGCGTCGCTGGAGATGATCCACTCCTACTCGTTGATGCATGACGACTTGCCGTGCATGGACGACGCGCCGCTCCGACGGGGGAAGCCCACCCCCCACGTGACGTTCGGCGTGGCGGCCGCCACCCGGGCGGGCGCCGTCCTGATTCCCTTGGCGGCGCGCCAGGCCTGGACGGCGGCCCGGGCCCTGGGACTGGACCCGGCCCACGCGGGCGAAGTGGTGCGCTGCCTGTGTGTGGCGGCCGGTGCCCAAGGCATGGTGGCCGGCCAGGTGCTGGACCTGGAGGCGGAGGGTCGCTCCCTGGACGAAGCGGAGCTCTCGCACCTGCACGGGCGCAAGACGGGAGCCCTCCTGGCGGCGTCGCTGGAGATGGGGGCCTGGGCTGCCGGTGCGGACGCGGTTGAGCGCGGAGCCCTCCTGGACTACGGACGCGCGCTCGGCTTGGCGTTCCAGATCGCGGACGACGTCCTCGACCGCACCCAGTCGGCCGAGACGCTCGGCAAGCAGCCCAGCGACCAGGCGCTCGCGAAGTCGACCTTCGTCACGCTGCTCGGCGTGGCGGGGGCGCGCGCCCGCGCGGAGCAGGTGGTGGAGCGGGCACGGAAGTCGCTGACGGCAGCGGGGATCCGCTCGGTGCCCCTCGACGCGCTGGCGGTCTATATTCTGAGACGAGAACACTGA
- the dxs gene encoding 1-deoxy-D-xylulose-5-phosphate synthase — translation MSLLDRVHFPADLKSLTRDELHQLVADVRERHIDVVAKLGGHFAASLGVAELTVALHYVFDTPRDQIVWDTGHQAYIHKILTGRNEQLPTIRTKDGLSPFCRRDESEYDAFGAGHAATSISAAWGMAVARDVLGERFESIAVIGDGAMTCGLAYEALNNAGHSGRDFIVILNDNDMSIAPNVGAMNKYLTSMITNPVYNRVKDEVKDLIHKAPTSLADVVQSTLGKFEESVKHFFVPGMIFEELGFRYVGPVDGHDLDAVVDTLARVKDLKGPILVHLLTQKGKGYALAEENPFKWHGASPFDKITGQGLKRSSGLPRYQKVFGRGLVEIGKTHPEVVAITAAMPDGTSTDAFAEAFPGRFFDVGIAEGHGVTFAAGMATRGVKPVVAIYSTFLQRAYDNIVHDVALQELPVVFCMDRAGVAGEDGPTHHGAFDIGYMLTVPGMTVTAPRDGSEMLALLRAGVEHDGPFSIRWPRDAVPAEVPPLAEIPPIEYGTWEVLREGRDVALLAVGTMVLQAEEAARQLLAQGIHATVVNCRFLKPFDAAVLEQVASTCPLLITVEEGSVVNGFGALMARTLSERHPGVRVSTMGLPDRFIQHGGRSALLAEVDLDADGIVRRVRALVAQSTDRSRETA, via the coding sequence GTGTCCCTTCTCGATCGGGTCCACTTTCCCGCCGACCTCAAGAGCCTCACCCGGGACGAGCTGCATCAGCTCGTCGCCGACGTCCGCGAACGCCACATCGACGTGGTGGCCAAGCTGGGCGGTCACTTCGCGGCCAGCCTGGGCGTGGCCGAGCTGACGGTGGCGCTTCATTACGTCTTCGACACGCCCCGCGACCAGATCGTGTGGGACACCGGGCACCAGGCCTACATCCACAAGATCCTCACGGGCCGCAACGAGCAGCTGCCCACCATCCGCACCAAGGATGGGTTGTCGCCGTTCTGCCGGCGCGACGAGTCGGAGTACGACGCCTTCGGTGCCGGACACGCGGCCACGTCGATCTCGGCCGCCTGGGGGATGGCGGTGGCCCGTGACGTCCTGGGCGAACGCTTCGAATCCATCGCCGTGATCGGGGACGGGGCCATGACCTGCGGCCTGGCCTACGAGGCGCTGAACAACGCCGGGCACAGCGGCCGCGATTTCATCGTCATCCTGAACGACAACGACATGTCCATCGCGCCCAACGTGGGCGCCATGAACAAGTACCTCACCTCGATGATCACCAACCCGGTCTACAACCGGGTCAAGGACGAGGTGAAGGACCTGATCCACAAGGCGCCCACCAGTTTGGCGGACGTGGTCCAGTCCACGCTGGGCAAGTTCGAAGAGAGCGTGAAGCACTTCTTCGTGCCGGGCATGATCTTCGAGGAGCTGGGCTTCCGCTACGTCGGCCCGGTGGACGGCCACGACCTCGACGCCGTCGTGGACACGCTGGCCCGCGTGAAGGACCTCAAGGGTCCCATCCTGGTGCACCTGCTCACGCAGAAGGGCAAAGGCTACGCGCTGGCGGAAGAGAACCCGTTCAAGTGGCACGGGGCCTCACCGTTCGACAAGATCACCGGGCAGGGCCTCAAGCGCTCGTCGGGACTGCCGCGCTACCAGAAGGTCTTCGGGCGCGGCCTGGTCGAGATCGGCAAGACGCACCCGGAGGTGGTGGCCATCACGGCGGCCATGCCGGACGGCACCAGCACGGACGCGTTCGCCGAGGCGTTCCCCGGTCGCTTCTTCGACGTGGGCATCGCTGAAGGCCACGGGGTCACCTTCGCAGCCGGAATGGCGACGCGGGGCGTGAAGCCGGTGGTGGCCATCTACTCCACCTTCCTGCAGCGTGCCTATGACAACATCGTGCACGACGTGGCTCTGCAAGAGCTCCCCGTGGTGTTCTGCATGGACCGCGCGGGTGTCGCGGGTGAGGACGGGCCCACCCACCACGGCGCCTTCGACATCGGCTACATGCTGACGGTGCCGGGCATGACCGTGACCGCGCCCCGCGACGGCTCCGAGATGCTGGCGCTGCTGCGGGCCGGCGTGGAGCACGACGGGCCGTTCTCCATCCGCTGGCCCAGGGACGCTGTGCCGGCCGAGGTGCCGCCCCTCGCGGAGATCCCACCGATCGAGTACGGCACCTGGGAGGTGCTGCGGGAGGGCCGGGACGTGGCGCTGCTGGCCGTGGGGACCATGGTGCTGCAAGCGGAGGAGGCTGCGCGCCAGCTGCTGGCGCAGGGGATCCACGCCACCGTGGTCAACTGTCGCTTCCTGAAGCCGTTCGATGCGGCGGTGCTGGAGCAGGTGGCCAGCACCTGCCCGCTGCTGATCACCGTGGAGGAGGGGTCGGTGGTCAACGGGTTCGGGGCGCTCATGGCTCGTACGCTGTCCGAGCGCCACCCCGGGGTCCGCGTCTCCACCATGGGGCTGCCGGACCGCTTCATCCAGCACGGGGGCCGTTCCGCGCTGCTGGCCGAGGTGGACCTGGATGCGGACGGGATCGTGCGACGCGTTCGCGCGCTGGTCGCCCAGTCGACCGACCGAAGCCGCGAGACCGCATGA
- a CDS encoding NAD(+)/NADH kinase: MIGPKVVSRIGLVGKSVDPRLPDAVARLRTVAARHGARVWAESALVGEGIEPLEDGTPVDLMVALGGDGTLLRGARLVAGSDVPVLGLNLGRLGFLTAAPIGGLERALEHVFSGNVLLDRRVTLSASVQGGEPDGVEHLALNDVVVHTSGVARVVRLHLSLGDGQEIGSFSGDGVILATPTGSTAYSLSAGGPVVIPGVASIVVTPICPHVLSVRPLALPADEEITVRAAEPTNELFLTVDGQVARELDPEQAVVVRKSPAEIPLVRLPGYSYFSTLREKMGWGL, translated from the coding sequence ATGATCGGACCGAAGGTGGTCTCGCGGATCGGCCTCGTCGGGAAGTCGGTCGATCCGCGGCTTCCCGATGCCGTCGCTCGCCTGCGCACGGTGGCCGCGCGCCATGGCGCGCGCGTATGGGCCGAGTCCGCGCTGGTCGGGGAGGGCATCGAGCCGCTCGAGGACGGCACGCCCGTCGATCTCATGGTGGCGCTGGGCGGAGACGGCACCCTGCTGCGGGGTGCCCGCCTGGTGGCGGGATCCGACGTGCCGGTGCTCGGTCTCAACCTGGGACGACTGGGCTTCCTCACCGCTGCGCCCATCGGGGGGCTGGAGCGCGCCCTGGAGCACGTGTTCTCCGGGAACGTGCTGCTGGACCGTCGCGTGACGCTGAGCGCGTCCGTGCAGGGCGGCGAGCCCGATGGCGTCGAACACCTGGCGCTCAACGACGTCGTTGTCCACACCTCGGGCGTGGCGCGCGTGGTCCGCCTTCACCTGTCGCTCGGGGATGGTCAGGAGATCGGGAGCTTCTCCGGCGACGGCGTGATCCTGGCCACGCCCACGGGCTCGACGGCCTACTCGCTTTCGGCGGGTGGACCGGTGGTGATTCCGGGTGTGGCCTCCATCGTGGTCACGCCGATCTGTCCGCACGTGCTCTCGGTGCGCCCCCTGGCCCTGCCTGCGGACGAGGAGATCACGGTGCGGGCGGCCGAGCCCACCAACGAGCTGTTCCTGACGGTGGATGGTCAGGTGGCGCGCGAACTGGATCCCGAGCAGGCGGTGGTGGTGCGCAAGAGCCCCGCCGAGATTCCCCTCGTGCGCCTCCCGGGCTACTCCTACTTCTCCACGCTGCGCGAGAAGATGGGGTGGGGGCTCTGA